The Claveliimonas bilis genome window below encodes:
- the trmD gene encoding tRNA (guanosine(37)-N1)-methyltransferase TrmD: protein MHFHIMTLFPEMVMAGLGTSITGRAIDRGLLSIDAVNIRDYAFNKHNSVDDYPYGGGAGMLMQAEPVYLTYEAIREKINSREGKEISKAPRVIYLSPQGKTFSQEMAEELAKEEDLILLCGHYEGIDERVLEEIVTDYVSIGDYVLTGGELPAMVMVDTISRLVPGVLHNDVSAEFESFQDHLLEYPQYSRPEIWHDKQVPPVLLSGHHANVEKWRREQSVIRTAKNRPDLLKKAQLTEAERKMLEEKGLLDDTI from the coding sequence ATGCATTTTCATATTATGACACTGTTTCCGGAAATGGTGATGGCGGGACTTGGGACGAGCATAACCGGACGGGCCATCGACAGGGGACTTTTGTCTATTGATGCAGTCAACATCCGGGATTATGCGTTCAACAAGCATAACAGTGTGGATGACTACCCTTACGGCGGAGGAGCGGGGATGCTGATGCAGGCGGAACCGGTGTATTTAACTTATGAGGCAATCCGGGAGAAAATAAACAGCCGGGAAGGGAAAGAAATATCAAAAGCGCCTCGGGTGATCTACCTGTCTCCCCAGGGAAAAACATTTTCACAGGAAATGGCAGAAGAACTTGCAAAAGAGGAAGACTTGATCCTTCTGTGCGGCCACTATGAAGGGATTGACGAAAGGGTACTGGAAGAGATCGTGACAGACTATGTTTCCATCGGCGATTATGTACTTACCGGAGGAGAACTTCCGGCTATGGTAATGGTGGACACCATTTCCAGGCTGGTTCCGGGTGTTCTGCACAATGATGTCTCTGCAGAGTTTGAAAGCTTTCAGGATCATCTTCTGGAATATCCCCAGTATTCCAGACCGGAAATCTGGCATGACAAGCAGGTGCCGCCTGTCCTTTTATCAGGTCATCATGCCAATGTGGAAAAGTGGAGAAGAGAGCAGTCCGTGATCCGCACGGCAAAGAACCGACCGGATCTTCTTAAGAAAGCCCAGCTTACGGAAGCGGAGAGGAAGATGCTGGAAGAGAAGGGGCTGTTGGATGATACAATTTAG
- a CDS encoding transcription termination/antitermination NusG family protein, with protein MWYALKCHPGKEQEILESCRQEIDSRILCDAFLFTYDQMKRYEGSWHVEKKQMFPQYVFLETQDGRALLEHFKFSSAFPAAEIKENLKEISSEEERFLQNLYSTGHHLPMSEGYIQDGETHVTCGPLVGWERQIKKINRHKRLAKLAFPGDNFVTMIPAGLEIKSKS; from the coding sequence ATGTGGTACGCCTTAAAATGTCATCCCGGAAAAGAGCAGGAAATTCTGGAATCCTGCCGTCAGGAAATTGACAGCAGGATTCTTTGTGACGCCTTCCTTTTCACTTACGATCAAATGAAACGTTACGAAGGAAGCTGGCATGTGGAGAAAAAGCAAATGTTTCCGCAGTACGTTTTCCTGGAAACCCAAGATGGCAGGGCGCTATTGGAACATTTTAAGTTTTCATCTGCATTCCCAGCGGCGGAAATCAAAGAAAATTTGAAAGAGATTTCTTCTGAAGAAGAAAGATTTTTGCAGAACCTTTACAGTACAGGACATCACCTTCCTATGTCGGAAGGATATATCCAGGATGGAGAAACCCACGTGACATGCGGTCCGCTGGTGGGATGGGAAAGGCAGATCAAAAAGATTAACCGTCATAAACGTCTGGCAAAGCTTGCATTTCCAGGAGACAACTTTGTGACCATGATACCGGCAGGGTTGGAAATCAAAAGCAAGTCCTAG
- a CDS encoding transcription termination/antitermination NusG family protein, with protein MGKWYVMRTVPGKEQEAGALMERTIDKSLWSQWRVLKKQKLFRAKGKLFLSMETMFPGYIFVKSSLPKELEEELNKSREYPKLIGNEPIETVPVEEQDLRFLQAVCGKELEKPMSLSRVEADEEGKLIHVDGILKKYEGQIIRQRLRKRYVLAEVELFQRKENVLFGVYLPEDEIWQER; from the coding sequence GTGGGAAAATGGTATGTGATGCGCACTGTTCCCGGAAAAGAACAGGAAGCGGGAGCGCTGATGGAAAGGACCATAGATAAAAGCCTGTGGAGTCAGTGGAGAGTTTTGAAAAAACAGAAGCTGTTCCGTGCCAAAGGGAAGCTGTTCTTAAGTATGGAGACGATGTTCCCAGGCTACATTTTTGTCAAAAGCAGTCTGCCAAAAGAGCTGGAGGAGGAACTAAACAAATCCAGGGAGTATCCGAAGCTGATCGGAAATGAACCAATAGAAACCGTACCGGTGGAGGAGCAGGACTTGAGATTTCTCCAGGCTGTATGTGGAAAAGAATTGGAAAAGCCTATGAGCCTTTCCAGAGTAGAGGCAGACGAGGAAGGAAAGCTGATCCATGTAGATGGAATCCTGAAGAAGTATGAGGGACAGATCATAAGGCAGCGCTTAAGGAAACGGTATGTGCTGGCAGAAGTAGAGCTGTTCCAGAGGAAAGAGAATGTACTGTTCGGGGTTTACTTGCCGGAGGATGAGATCTGGCAGGAAAGATGA
- a CDS encoding sugar transferase: protein MKAYDSIYNRYIKRIIDLILAVPFLIVAIPLYLVIGIAIIAEDGRPMFYRPLRGGYRNKPFRIFKFRTMVKNADKIGGGTTAMHDPRITKVGVFLRKTKLDETANLINIILGTMSFIGPRPELLQYTEKYKEDEKEILEVRPGVTDFSSIEFINLDEIVGASNADEMYEKYVLKEKNALRVKYAESVSFKTDVEIFFKTIWKVLQKTFRFVFRKEHR, encoded by the coding sequence ATGAAAGCATATGACAGTATTTATAACAGATATATTAAGAGGATTATAGATCTTATTCTTGCTGTGCCCTTCCTTATTGTTGCGATTCCACTTTACCTTGTGATTGGTATTGCGATTATAGCAGAAGATGGTAGACCGATGTTCTATCGTCCGTTGCGTGGAGGGTATAGAAATAAACCTTTTCGAATTTTCAAGTTCCGTACCATGGTTAAGAATGCGGACAAAATCGGTGGGGGAACGACAGCAATGCACGATCCGCGTATTACGAAAGTCGGAGTTTTTCTTCGAAAGACAAAACTGGATGAGACAGCAAATCTTATTAATATCATACTTGGAACAATGTCTTTTATCGGCCCCCGTCCTGAATTACTTCAATATACGGAGAAATATAAGGAAGACGAAAAAGAAATACTTGAAGTTCGCCCTGGAGTAACAGATTTTAGTTCCATTGAGTTTATAAATCTGGATGAGATTGTGGGGGCAAGCAATGCAGATGAAATGTACGAGAAATATGTTTTAAAGGAAAAGAATGCTTTGCGAGTAAAGTATGCGGAATCAGTAAGCTTCAAAACAGATGTAGAGATTTTCTTTAAAACCATTTGGAAGGTACTACAGAAAACATTCAGATTTGTTTTCCGGAAAGAACATAGATAG
- a CDS encoding aldo/keto reductase, whose translation MEYITLKNSDLKVSRLCMGGCPMGKYGWGDVQENELIDAVHAALDRGITMFDTADTYGLGQSERILAKALGKRRKDVVIADKFGVRVGSNGTVYDNSPQYIREALDNSLQRLETDYIDLYQVHYRDNFTPLSTVIDTLEELKNAGKIRYYGLSNIHEKDYDEIKPYIGRIVSVQDEYSLACRKNEMDLLRLSEEFRITPLTWGSLGQGILTGKYTKDNVTFGADDRRSRDIYVNFHGDKLIKNLEIVEVMKEIAVRYNKPVSAVAIRYILDFIPKSVVLVGAKRPSQIIGNIEGTDWKLAEDDIRKLDEISK comes from the coding sequence ATGGAGTATATAACATTAAAAAATTCGGATTTAAAAGTTTCAAGGCTGTGCATGGGAGGATGCCCCATGGGAAAATATGGATGGGGAGATGTACAAGAGAATGAATTGATTGATGCAGTCCATGCCGCGTTGGATAGAGGAATTACAATGTTTGATACTGCTGATACATACGGCCTTGGGCAGAGTGAACGAATACTGGCAAAAGCTCTTGGTAAAAGGAGAAAGGATGTTGTAATCGCAGACAAATTTGGTGTAAGAGTGGGATCCAATGGAACAGTTTATGATAACAGCCCACAGTATATAAGAGAGGCTTTAGATAATTCATTACAACGACTTGAAACTGATTATATTGACCTTTATCAAGTTCATTACAGAGATAATTTTACGCCTTTATCAACGGTGATTGATACACTAGAGGAATTAAAGAATGCTGGAAAGATTCGATATTATGGTTTATCAAATATTCATGAGAAAGACTATGATGAAATAAAACCATATATTGGACGGATTGTCAGCGTTCAAGATGAATATAGTTTAGCATGTCGTAAAAACGAGATGGATTTATTGAGATTAAGCGAAGAGTTCAGGATTACTCCATTAACATGGGGAAGTCTGGGGCAAGGTATATTGACCGGAAAATATACAAAAGATAATGTGACTTTCGGTGCAGATGATCGTAGAAGTAGAGATATTTACGTTAATTTCCATGGAGATAAGTTAATTAAAAATCTTGAAATCGTAGAAGTAATGAAGGAGATTGCAGTAAGGTACAATAAGCCTGTTTCGGCTGTCGCGATTCGGTATATTCTCGATTTTATACCAAAGTCAGTAGTACTTGTAGGTGCAAAACGTCCAAGCCAGATTATTGGCAATATTGAAGGTACTGATTGGAAACTGGCAGAAGATGATATTAGAAAATTAGATGAGATTTCTAAATAG
- a CDS encoding transketolase, whose translation MTSQWTSEQLAWKIRRHGVEMTHLSGGSHIGAIMSVADIVAVLYTDIMKYRSEEPDWKDRDRFILSKGHAGAAIYAALAEEGFFPVEELKTHYQNGSRLSGHVSHHLPGVDFSTGSLGHGLSAAVGMAYASKKNKDNRHKVYVVLGDGECDEGAVWEAALFANHFRLNNLVAIIDHNHMQSLDFQENTLEIEDFGSKWRAFGWNVVEIDGNNHDELKEAFSVADKYSAEESHKPTVIIANTIKGYGVSFMQNDILWHYRFPHEGWEYDCAVNELHKVKPNGVDDPYTPEGILNPALPKEDDDIYNDHTFSFTWVTNYPEKMRRVEAPTGSGEREHRI comes from the coding sequence ATGACAAGTCAATGGACAAGCGAACAGTTAGCTTGGAAAATACGTCGGCACGGTGTGGAAATGACACATCTCTCGGGAGGTAGTCATATAGGAGCAATCATGTCAGTTGCTGACATCGTTGCAGTTTTGTACACAGATATTATGAAGTACCGATCAGAAGAACCTGATTGGAAAGATAGAGATCGTTTCATTCTCAGCAAAGGACATGCTGGAGCAGCTATCTATGCGGCACTTGCAGAAGAGGGGTTCTTCCCGGTAGAAGAACTAAAGACTCATTATCAGAATGGAAGCAGATTATCTGGGCATGTTTCGCATCATTTGCCAGGTGTAGATTTTTCCACAGGGTCATTGGGACATGGATTATCAGCGGCTGTTGGAATGGCATATGCTTCGAAAAAAAATAAGGATAACAGGCATAAAGTCTATGTAGTCCTTGGGGATGGGGAGTGTGATGAAGGGGCTGTATGGGAGGCGGCGTTATTTGCTAATCACTTTAGGCTTAATAATCTGGTAGCGATTATAGACCACAATCATATGCAGAGCCTAGATTTTCAGGAGAATACCTTGGAGATTGAGGATTTCGGATCTAAATGGAGAGCTTTTGGTTGGAACGTTGTTGAGATAGATGGAAATAATCATGACGAGTTAAAGGAGGCTTTTTCTGTGGCTGATAAGTATAGTGCAGAGGAGTCTCATAAACCAACTGTAATTATTGCAAATACAATCAAGGGTTATGGTGTTTCCTTTATGCAGAATGATATTCTGTGGCATTATAGATTTCCTCATGAGGGCTGGGAGTATGATTGTGCTGTAAATGAGTTGCATAAGGTTAAGCCGAATGGTGTGGACGATCCATATACACCAGAAGGAATTTTGAATCCTGCGTTACCAAAGGAGGATGATGATATCTATAATGACCATACATTCTCTTTTACATGGGTGACAAATTATCCAGAGAAGATGAGGAGAGTAGAAGCTCCCACAGGGAGCGGAGAAAGAGAGCATAGAATCTAA
- a CDS encoding transketolase family protein: MRDTFVRTLIELAKEDKDIELITGDLGFGVLKPFWEQCPDQFTNAGIAEQNMTTVAAGMALEGKTVFTYSIGNFPTLRCLEQIRNDCAYHNANVKIVCVGGGFVYGSLGMSHQATEDLAIMRALPDVVVMAPADLVEAEECTKALVKYPGTAYLRLGRGGEKRIHEKIDCFQIGKAVKVKNGERVAIFSTGAIFEEIEKAYELLVNEGYYPAVYTFPTVKPIDKEVIQKCALDFDLIVTCEEHNIVGGFGSAVAEVMAEMKQKKATLLRIGIDDEYSVSVGNQNYLRGQYGINANGIEKRIKKALA; this comes from the coding sequence ATGAGGGACACATTTGTCAGAACACTAATTGAGTTAGCTAAAGAAGATAAAGATATTGAACTGATAACGGGTGATCTTGGATTTGGAGTTCTAAAACCTTTCTGGGAACAGTGCCCAGATCAGTTTACTAATGCAGGAATTGCAGAACAGAATATGACAACTGTAGCGGCAGGAATGGCACTGGAAGGGAAAACAGTATTTACCTATAGTATTGGGAATTTTCCGACCTTGCGTTGCTTGGAGCAGATTAGGAATGACTGTGCGTATCATAACGCAAATGTAAAAATTGTCTGTGTCGGTGGTGGATTTGTATATGGTTCTCTTGGGATGAGCCACCAGGCCACGGAAGATTTGGCGATTATGAGGGCTTTGCCTGATGTTGTTGTTATGGCTCCGGCCGATTTGGTAGAAGCAGAGGAATGCACAAAAGCATTAGTCAAGTATCCTGGCACTGCCTATTTGAGACTTGGGCGAGGTGGCGAGAAAAGAATTCATGAGAAAATTGATTGTTTTCAGATTGGTAAGGCCGTTAAAGTAAAAAATGGTGAAAGAGTTGCCATTTTTTCGACAGGAGCGATATTTGAAGAGATAGAGAAGGCTTATGAACTTCTTGTTAATGAAGGATACTATCCAGCAGTCTATACTTTCCCTACAGTAAAGCCTATTGATAAAGAAGTGATTCAGAAATGTGCATTAGATTTTGATTTAATTGTTACTTGTGAAGAACATAACATAGTCGGGGGATTTGGGTCAGCCGTTGCTGAGGTGATGGCTGAGATGAAGCAGAAAAAAGCCACTCTTTTAAGAATCGGAATTGATGATGAATACTCTGTTAGTGTAGGAAATCAAAACTATCTCAGAGGACAATATGGAATAAATGCCAATGGAATTGAAAAACGAATAAAAAAAGCATTAGCATAA
- a CDS encoding glycosyltransferase: MSTYNGEKYLGEQLESIFKQIDVEVSLLVRDDGSTDKTLDILNEWAENHEIIIVKGKNLGYAHSFMALLNSASGADYYAFADQDDVWLPKKLITAIDCMNSGNEKNHLYMSQAIIVDDRLYPIKVKFHKRYITLDRLIAHNFAIGCTMVFDDYLHGILKASPEKMELRAGHDYWISCVACAVGGNIYWDENGYVLYRQHGNNASGKIVSIRQAFRAIKKILYKWKHVRENIAKKILINYSEYISNDDKRILKIAAYYRDNFQTYLRFLLSKKFLSNYFIADVVTKISILICAF; the protein is encoded by the coding sequence ATGTCTACATATAATGGAGAAAAATATTTAGGTGAACAGCTTGAAAGCATATTTAAGCAAATAGATGTAGAAGTAAGTTTATTAGTTCGAGATGATGGATCAACAGATAAAACGTTGGACATTTTAAATGAATGGGCTGAAAATCATGAAATAATAATTGTTAAAGGAAAAAATTTAGGCTATGCCCATAGTTTTATGGCCCTTTTAAATAGCGCATCAGGAGCTGACTATTATGCTTTTGCAGATCAAGACGATGTATGGTTACCTAAAAAACTAATAACTGCAATAGATTGTATGAATTCAGGTAATGAGAAGAATCACTTATATATGTCACAAGCAATTATAGTAGATGATAGATTGTATCCTATCAAGGTCAAATTTCATAAGAGATATATTACCCTTGATAGACTTATAGCACATAATTTTGCAATAGGTTGCACTATGGTTTTTGATGATTATCTTCACGGTATTCTTAAAGCGTCACCTGAAAAAATGGAGTTGAGGGCAGGACATGATTATTGGATATCGTGTGTAGCATGTGCAGTGGGGGGGAATATATATTGGGATGAGAATGGATATGTTTTATATAGACAGCATGGAAATAACGCTTCTGGGAAGATTGTTTCAATTAGGCAAGCTTTTCGTGCCATAAAAAAAATACTCTATAAATGGAAGCACGTGCGCGAAAATATTGCAAAAAAAATATTGATAAATTATTCGGAATATATTTCTAATGATGATAAAAGGATATTAAAAATTGCGGCTTATTATCGGGATAATTTTCAAACATATTTAAGATTTTTGCTATCAAAAAAGTTTTTATCCAACTATTTTATTGCAGATGTCGTGACGAAAATTTCCATTCTGATATGCGCATTTTAA
- a CDS encoding glycoside hydrolase family 99-like domain-containing protein, with the protein MKVLAMYLPQYHRMKENDEWWGEGYTEWTAVKSAKPCYRGHKQPNVPLKKFYYNLAEEDGSTWAEQAQLAREYGIYGFCIYHYWFKTGQQLMEKPMEILLDHPEIDINYCYCWANENWTRTWDGKSNHILRKQEYGDIDEWRNHFYYLLKFFEDPRYIKIDNKPVLNIYHSAKIPCLAEMKCEWNRMARENGFNGIYLVSGNTFFTLDKRYDLIDAYYNFEPLYTFKYKSPLWNKGAYKAASIMRHLYNKVTGKTILEKRVPSKRFVKWMGKPDMQKAKIVFPGACPRWDNTPRKGYKGMEYVGLDLDSFRQQLWAAKKEYKDSEFIYINAWNEWGESAYLEPDEMMEYSFLEVVRDAFKNS; encoded by the coding sequence ATGAAAGTTTTAGCAATGTATCTACCACAATATCATCGAATGAAAGAGAATGATGAGTGGTGGGGCGAAGGATATACAGAGTGGACAGCAGTAAAATCCGCAAAGCCATGCTATAGGGGGCATAAACAACCAAATGTACCACTTAAAAAATTTTATTATAACTTAGCTGAAGAAGATGGATCTACATGGGCTGAACAAGCACAATTAGCTAGAGAATATGGGATATACGGATTTTGTATCTATCACTATTGGTTTAAGACAGGTCAGCAATTGATGGAAAAACCTATGGAGATATTACTTGATCATCCTGAAATAGATATTAATTATTGCTACTGCTGGGCTAATGAAAATTGGACAAGAACTTGGGATGGAAAATCTAACCATATATTAAGAAAACAAGAATATGGTGATATTGACGAATGGAGAAATCATTTCTACTATTTACTCAAATTTTTCGAGGATCCACGATATATAAAAATTGATAACAAGCCTGTTTTGAACATCTACCATAGTGCCAAGATTCCTTGTTTAGCAGAGATGAAATGTGAGTGGAATAGAATGGCGAGAGAAAATGGATTTAATGGAATATATTTAGTAAGTGGAAATACTTTTTTTACACTTGATAAAAGATACGATCTTATAGATGCTTACTATAATTTTGAACCATTATACACTTTTAAATATAAAAGTCCCTTATGGAATAAGGGGGCATATAAAGCGGCTTCAATTATGAGACATTTATATAATAAGGTCACTGGAAAAACGATTTTAGAGAAAAGAGTTCCATCTAAGAGATTTGTGAAATGGATGGGTAAACCAGATATGCAAAAAGCAAAAATAGTATTTCCTGGGGCTTGTCCAAGATGGGATAATACACCTAGAAAAGGTTATAAAGGAATGGAATATGTCGGGTTAGATTTAGATAGTTTTAGACAACAATTGTGGGCAGCGAAAAAAGAGTATAAAGATTCTGAATTTATTTATATCAATGCATGGAATGAATGGGGAGAAAGTGCATATTTGGAGCCAGACGAGATGATGGAATATTCATTTTTAGAGGTAGTAAGAGATGCATTTAAGAATTCCTAA